A window of Natronolimnobius sp. AArcel1 contains these coding sequences:
- a CDS encoding MBL fold metallo-hydrolase, whose product MRVTLLGTGDTTGTPTVGCGCETCEAARERGLERTRFSVHVENDRTGESLLVDFSPDFRYQFLRDDVSLPDAAIVTHIHFDHLDGLGNAFRVFDSLDVYAANETDPNTDSSVAETVATDYDYLDTVTVQPTTPLEPVRICGFDVTLVPVEHPPLLCYGLAIEEPETGAKLSISGDTSYGIPARSREVLANPDLLLAEAIVPARFCKHHPAGGRHEGPDGIPRTFGTKHMTREGALALASDLEAERTRLVHLAHYYPLEEAFDEPLAVDGEQYQLPE is encoded by the coding sequence ATGCGCGTCACCCTGCTCGGAACTGGCGATACGACCGGCACGCCGACTGTTGGCTGTGGCTGCGAGACGTGCGAAGCCGCCCGCGAACGCGGCCTCGAGCGAACACGATTTTCGGTCCACGTCGAGAACGACCGCACCGGTGAGTCGCTGCTGGTCGATTTCAGTCCCGACTTTCGGTATCAATTCCTGCGTGATGACGTCTCGCTCCCTGACGCCGCCATCGTCACCCACATCCACTTCGATCATCTCGATGGGCTGGGCAACGCCTTTCGCGTCTTCGACTCGCTCGACGTCTACGCCGCGAACGAAACCGATCCCAACACCGACTCGAGCGTCGCCGAAACCGTCGCCACCGATTACGACTACCTCGATACTGTGACGGTCCAGCCAACGACGCCACTTGAACCGGTCCGGATCTGTGGGTTCGACGTGACGCTGGTACCGGTCGAACACCCGCCGCTTTTGTGTTACGGCCTCGCCATCGAAGAGCCCGAGACGGGCGCAAAGTTGTCGATTTCGGGCGATACGAGCTATGGTATTCCAGCCCGCTCTCGCGAGGTGCTCGCTAACCCAGACCTCCTATTGGCTGAGGCAATCGTTCCCGCACGATTTTGCAAACACCATCCTGCCGGTGGTCGCCACGAAGGGCCAGACGGCATCCCTCGAACGTTCGGCACGAAACACATGACTCGAGAAGGTGCCCTCGCGTTAGCATCGGATCTCGAGGCCGAACGGACGCGACTCGTTCATCTGGCGCACTACTATCCGCTCGAGGAGGCGTTCGACGAGCCACTCGCCGTCGACGGTGAGCAGTACCAGCTACCCGAGTGA
- a CDS encoding DHH family phosphoesterase, with amino-acid sequence MYDELIDSGDLPLARKSVLPGTGFFLPDTLEEDLEEEQTEAALEGSDVAVIADPDADGLACVALIREAYGDVQNVPDPDDDEDDEGDDDDAAAGLEGDADAPLEEPEPTPHNVALVPASPHNVEDALARVAEYGTEGIDLYVCDLCPDRYEYVDEELEAALETASSVEWYDHHQWGDDVAESVREAGAELEVGDSEEECSADVVYRSLDYEFSPMYEELAAVTRDHDLWLREDPRSDDLADYAYWTDPAEYVEIVREYGVDLPEWAQDFLEERRVEKEALIEQAIGRAEYREVGEYTVGVTYGRCSQNEVAEAMREAGADASVIVKPAGSASIRGTDAFDRCHEVAGQVNGGGHPKAAGCKPDIYDDMLDYATHWTSRGAVTKRVILEAFRDVVEREEDAADDEGDD; translated from the coding sequence ATGTACGACGAACTCATCGACAGCGGTGACCTGCCGCTCGCCCGCAAATCGGTTTTGCCGGGCACCGGCTTTTTCCTCCCCGATACGCTCGAGGAAGACCTCGAAGAAGAGCAGACTGAAGCCGCACTCGAGGGCAGCGACGTAGCCGTCATCGCCGACCCCGACGCCGACGGACTGGCCTGCGTCGCGCTGATTCGAGAGGCCTACGGAGACGTACAGAACGTTCCCGACCCTGACGACGACGAGGACGACGAGGGCGACGATGATGACGCAGCCGCCGGACTCGAGGGCGACGCGGACGCCCCACTCGAGGAACCAGAACCCACGCCACACAACGTTGCACTTGTCCCCGCGAGCCCGCACAACGTCGAAGACGCACTGGCTCGCGTCGCCGAGTACGGCACGGAGGGAATCGACCTCTACGTCTGTGATCTCTGTCCTGATAGATACGAGTACGTCGACGAGGAACTCGAGGCCGCCCTCGAGACCGCCTCGAGCGTCGAGTGGTACGACCACCACCAGTGGGGCGACGACGTCGCCGAGTCCGTCCGCGAAGCCGGTGCCGAACTCGAGGTCGGCGACTCCGAAGAGGAGTGTTCGGCCGACGTGGTCTATCGCTCGCTCGACTACGAGTTTTCACCGATGTACGAGGAGTTAGCTGCGGTCACGCGCGATCACGACCTCTGGCTGCGCGAGGACCCACGCAGTGACGATCTGGCGGATTACGCCTACTGGACCGACCCTGCCGAGTACGTCGAAATCGTCCGCGAGTACGGCGTCGACCTCCCTGAATGGGCGCAGGACTTCCTCGAGGAGCGCCGCGTCGAGAAGGAGGCACTGATCGAGCAGGCCATCGGGCGCGCAGAGTACCGCGAGGTCGGCGAGTACACGGTTGGCGTCACCTACGGCCGCTGTTCGCAAAACGAGGTCGCCGAAGCGATGCGTGAAGCCGGTGCCGACGCCTCAGTAATCGTCAAACCCGCTGGCTCCGCCTCAATCCGCGGCACTGATGCGTTCGACCGCTGTCACGAGGTTGCAGGGCAGGTCAACGGGGGCGGCCACCCGAAAGCCGCCGGCTGCAAGCCCGACATCTACGACGACATGCTCGATTATGCGACCCACTGGACCTCACGCGGTGCGGTGACGAAACGCGTTATTCTCGAGGCCTTCCGTGACGTTGTCGAGCGCGAGGAAGACGCTGCGGACGACGAAGGCGACGACTAG
- a CDS encoding DUF192 domain-containing protein — MSLERSRRNLLGSLGASVAVVLAGCQTGDEEAGDTNSSAAEDGDERDPVDETETADDEEDTAGGEDETNDDESDTADADTVHADYETTDVRVVGPDGTERGAVTAAIADTSDLRYLGLSDTDELPTDRGMLFTYDSVADRTFVMREMDFGIDIIYADADGTITEIHHAPEPEPDEDGTDQRYPGRGQYILEVGYEWTAERNVNEGDRLEFDLEG; from the coding sequence ATGTCGCTCGAGCGGTCACGGCGGAATCTGCTTGGCTCACTCGGAGCGAGTGTTGCAGTAGTTCTCGCTGGCTGCCAGACGGGAGATGAGGAGGCGGGCGATACCAACTCGAGTGCGGCTGAAGACGGTGACGAACGTGATCCAGTCGACGAGACTGAGACGGCTGACGACGAGGAGGACACGGCTGGTGGCGAAGACGAGACCAATGATGACGAGAGCGACACAGCCGACGCCGACACCGTTCACGCCGACTACGAGACGACCGACGTTCGGGTCGTTGGGCCGGATGGCACAGAACGCGGCGCTGTAACCGCTGCGATTGCCGATACCTCCGATCTTCGCTATCTCGGATTAAGCGATACCGACGAACTGCCGACTGACCGCGGCATGCTGTTTACCTACGACTCCGTGGCTGACCGCACGTTCGTCATGCGCGAGATGGACTTCGGTATCGACATCATCTACGCAGACGCCGACGGCACGATCACCGAGATTCATCACGCGCCAGAGCCCGAACCCGACGAAGATGGAACCGACCAGCGCTACCCTGGTCGCGGCCAGTACATCCTCGAGGTCGGCTACGAGTGGACAGCCGAGCGCAACGTGAACGAGGGTGATCGCCTCGAGTTCGATCTCGAGGGGTAA
- a CDS encoding universal stress protein, whose translation MDDSRAFTVDTVLAPVDGSAESVTAVEYAVAVADRYDASVHALFVLGRGVVRGMDAGTVEEAAVAEDTQEFLEDVARIAEGADVSLATSVDDGFSKTRKTLHPGNVVLDTADDIDADFIVLPREPVTDAASAEVLEKAAEYVLSYASQPVLSV comes from the coding sequence ATGGACGACAGTAGGGCGTTTACCGTTGATACCGTGCTCGCGCCGGTCGACGGCAGCGCCGAATCCGTGACCGCCGTCGAGTACGCTGTTGCCGTTGCTGACCGCTACGACGCATCCGTTCACGCGCTATTCGTGCTCGGGCGCGGCGTCGTCCGCGGAATGGACGCCGGCACCGTCGAGGAAGCCGCTGTCGCCGAAGACACGCAAGAATTTCTCGAGGACGTCGCCAGAATCGCCGAGGGCGCTGACGTATCGCTGGCGACCTCGGTCGACGACGGCTTTTCGAAGACACGCAAAACGCTGCACCCGGGCAACGTCGTGCTCGACACAGCCGACGACATCGACGCCGACTTCATCGTCCTGCCGCGCGAGCCAGTGACTGATGCAGCCTCTGCAGAAGTCCTCGAGAAGGCAGCCGAGTACGTGCTATCGTACGCGAGTCAGCCTGTGCTCTCGGTGTAA
- a CDS encoding DUF4157 domain-containing protein — MVNDQRTHHIQRALEGTGTSEDEVPDTVLDVLGDGGQSLEQPIQRALEERMDADFSNVRIHTGAKAAEAADAIDAKAFTCGNDIVFNSGEYDPESGEGQFLLAHELAHVKQQTGAAISMMPQEGADLEIDPDPHLEREADETAQQALSGDKPLVVNPMGADMHIQRSTKGPQMSRRELVTLGNPEKGTPSSSTDQGGKIKQFLDDFSTVKVRLSVDELKSLVTSVDTVDDMYSYLAERDIEPSSDLEEWINSPLLRGYRSAGATSSVFGLLALGFTPQAVAALSVGVSVAAVLRKYGDEIGDEARKWLRKRLDETEETIVEEESGTGSSTGDAQSRR, encoded by the coding sequence ATGGTCAACGACCAGCGAACTCATCATATCCAGCGCGCGCTCGAGGGGACTGGCACGAGTGAAGACGAGGTGCCTGATACGGTGCTTGACGTGCTCGGCGACGGTGGCCAATCGTTAGAGCAGCCGATTCAGCGCGCGCTCGAGGAACGCATGGACGCGGATTTCAGTAATGTTCGCATCCACACGGGCGCGAAAGCGGCAGAGGCTGCGGATGCCATCGACGCGAAGGCGTTCACCTGTGGCAACGACATTGTTTTCAATTCCGGTGAGTACGACCCGGAGTCTGGTGAGGGTCAATTTTTGCTCGCGCACGAATTAGCGCACGTCAAACAGCAAACTGGGGCAGCGATCAGCATGATGCCCCAGGAAGGGGCGGATTTGGAAATCGATCCTGATCCGCACCTCGAGCGGGAAGCTGATGAAACGGCACAGCAGGCACTCAGTGGTGACAAACCGCTGGTCGTCAACCCGATGGGGGCGGACATGCACATCCAGCGGAGCACGAAAGGCCCACAGATGAGCCGTCGTGAACTCGTGACCCTCGGAAACCCTGAGAAGGGAACACCGTCTTCGTCCACGGATCAGGGCGGGAAAATCAAGCAATTTCTCGATGACTTCTCGACGGTCAAAGTTCGGTTGTCGGTCGACGAACTGAAATCGCTTGTCACCAGCGTCGACACTGTCGATGACATGTATTCCTACCTCGCAGAGCGTGATATCGAACCCTCGAGTGACCTCGAAGAGTGGATCAACAGCCCGCTACTCAGGGGATACCGTTCTGCAGGAGCAACCTCGAGTGTGTTTGGGTTACTGGCACTCGGATTCACGCCACAGGCGGTCGCAGCACTTTCTGTGGGTGTCTCAGTTGCTGCGGTATTACGGAAATACGGAGACGAAATCGGAGACGAAGCGAGAAAGTGGTTGCGCAAACGGCTTGATGAGACTGAGGAAACCATCGTCGAGGAGGAATCTGGAACCGGAAGTTCGACTGGTGATGCCCAGAGTAGGAGGTAA
- a CDS encoding DUF4157 domain-containing protein gives MGPKKSRTREQQSAEQDEANDSSSIQRSTQESASHSSAAMGSQGLGTTAETAVHGTNPNRVGDPTPSYEFGHPGLAPSPSEHNIQRALAGTDTSQDEVPDTVLDVLGNGGQSLDQPIQRALEERMDADFSNVRIHTGAKAAEAADAIDAKAFTCGNDIVFNSGEYDPESGEGQFLLAHELAHVRQQTGAAISMMPQEGADLEIDPDPHLEREADETATQALSDNEPVVVNRLGTDIHIQRLSIGDDGPDQATLDAFENGEFDGTTTDKSLVERIIEKLDPRQAVRETGRDTIENVAESDTVVRIAANLAAFVSVTAPVGAATGNVEKAATTQASAAAVIERVGAEQIRSLSAASAAQIYDALVDVGYKQLASVWQDAVQLIHSDTEETGSDLEGKAESRKEN, from the coding sequence ATGGGACCAAAGAAATCGCGGACACGCGAGCAACAGTCAGCAGAGCAGGACGAAGCGAATGACTCGTCGTCCATCCAGCGATCAACACAGGAATCAGCGTCCCACTCGAGCGCGGCGATGGGCTCGCAGGGACTCGGCACGACGGCTGAGACGGCAGTCCACGGGACGAATCCGAACCGCGTTGGCGACCCGACACCGTCCTACGAGTTCGGCCATCCCGGACTCGCTCCCTCCCCCAGCGAGCACAACATCCAGCGCGCGCTGGCGGGCACCGACACGAGTCAGGACGAGGTTCCTGACACGGTGCTTGATGTGCTCGGCAACGGTGGTCAGTCGCTGGATCAGCCGATTCAGCGCGCGCTCGAGGAGCGCATGGATGCGGACTTCTCGAACGTGCGCATTCACACAGGTGCGAAAGCAGCGGAAGCCGCCGACGCAATCGACGCGAAGGCGTTCACCTGTGGCAACGATATCGTCTTCAATTCGGGTGAGTACGACCCCGAGTCGGGTGAGGGTCAATTTTTGCTCGCGCACGAATTAGCGCACGTTAGGCAGCAGACTGGCGCGGCGATCAGCATGATGCCTCAGGAAGGGGCGGATTTAGAGATTGATCCAGATCCGCACCTCGAGCGGGAAGCTGATGAGACGGCAACGCAAGCGCTGTCTGATAACGAGCCGGTGGTCGTGAATCGGCTTGGAACGGACATCCACATCCAGCGGCTTTCTATCGGTGATGATGGGCCGGATCAAGCGACACTGGATGCGTTCGAGAACGGAGAGTTTGACGGAACAACAACAGACAAGAGCCTAGTAGAACGAATTATCGAGAAACTCGATCCGCGTCAGGCAGTTCGTGAAACTGGTCGCGACACCATCGAGAACGTAGCGGAGAGTGACACTGTCGTTCGGATTGCTGCGAATCTGGCTGCGTTCGTTTCCGTCACTGCTCCAGTTGGGGCCGCAACCGGCAATGTCGAGAAAGCTGCGACGACTCAGGCCTCCGCAGCCGCAGTTATCGAACGCGTCGGCGCTGAGCAAATACGTTCACTCAGCGCTGCAAGTGCGGCTCAAATCTACGATGCGCTCGTTGACGTTGGCTACAAGCAACTCGCGAGCGTTTGGCAGGACGCAGTTCAACTCATTCACAGTGATACAGAGGAGACCGGCTCTGATCTCGAAGGCAAGGCAGAGAGCCGAAAGGAGAACTAA
- a CDS encoding DUF5787 family protein translates to MSEFAFELEVCARLEADKPGLIARQLGASVADPGGRILDVVCVEPGPEFEERLTLTSETIPDAAIASDVGPGRARYWKHAFPDDCHPKQARRAMERACEIGFFERERRNGRDYVRQVARYPDWYGRLVGIENKPDLGRPGDLEAQLRTDVSLALVDEIILATESYVTRAHLNRIPDEVGVWRVHRGDGDFPQPLEVEINVIREPTPLPTGEAGVEPLEAHPGRTEIAVVDEAAKARARRRLAERAYGKGWRTYEMPACTACTSTDPDETGATLPHCQWAGEIVDAGSRCGPSCPGYEPVADRELVDLEAERAMRTPWRADPAGRQRRQSGLDQFE, encoded by the coding sequence GTGTCGGAATTCGCGTTCGAACTCGAGGTATGTGCTCGACTCGAGGCCGACAAACCGGGACTTATTGCCCGCCAGCTTGGCGCAAGCGTCGCCGATCCGGGCGGGCGAATCCTGGACGTCGTCTGCGTCGAGCCCGGCCCCGAGTTCGAGGAGCGACTCACACTCACGAGCGAGACGATTCCGGACGCGGCTATCGCCTCCGATGTCGGGCCCGGCCGTGCTCGTTACTGGAAGCATGCGTTCCCCGACGACTGTCATCCGAAACAGGCGCGCCGGGCGATGGAACGAGCCTGCGAGATCGGCTTTTTTGAGCGCGAACGGCGGAATGGCCGCGACTACGTCCGCCAGGTTGCCCGCTATCCGGACTGGTACGGACGACTGGTCGGCATCGAAAACAAACCCGACCTCGGCCGGCCAGGCGACCTCGAGGCGCAGTTGCGAACGGACGTTAGCCTCGCGCTGGTCGACGAAATTATCCTCGCGACGGAAAGTTACGTGACGCGCGCGCATCTGAATCGCATTCCCGACGAAGTGGGCGTCTGGCGCGTCCACCGCGGCGATGGGGACTTCCCCCAGCCGCTTGAGGTCGAAATCAACGTGATTCGTGAGCCAACGCCCCTGCCGACTGGGGAGGCCGGTGTCGAGCCGCTCGAGGCCCATCCCGGCCGGACAGAGATCGCTGTCGTCGACGAGGCAGCCAAAGCTCGAGCGCGTCGGCGACTTGCCGAACGGGCCTACGGCAAAGGCTGGCGGACGTACGAGATGCCGGCCTGTACGGCCTGTACGTCGACCGACCCCGACGAGACCGGCGCGACACTTCCACACTGTCAGTGGGCCGGCGAGATCGTCGATGCCGGCTCGAGGTGTGGGCCATCGTGTCCAGGCTACGAGCCAGTTGCGGACCGAGAGTTGGTTGATCTCGAGGCAGAACGGGCGATGCGGACGCCCTGGCGGGCTGATCCAGCGGGTCGCCAGCGACGCCAATCAGGGTTAGATCAGTTCGAGTGA
- a CDS encoding universal stress protein — protein MNILLGLGGSDESMKALRRTIDRTLEVDDDDLTVAILEKPESKRSQAEMQADAEQHLEEAGIDADIIQLEGDPGSSLVNYAEQGEFDQVVIGGGTLSPMGKIQLGPITEFVLLNAPTTVKLVR, from the coding sequence ATGAACATCTTATTGGGGCTCGGAGGCAGCGACGAATCCATGAAAGCCCTCCGGCGAACAATCGACCGCACACTCGAGGTCGATGACGACGACCTCACCGTCGCAATCCTCGAGAAACCCGAGTCGAAGCGCTCGCAGGCAGAGATGCAAGCCGACGCCGAACAGCATCTCGAGGAGGCGGGCATCGACGCGGATATCATCCAACTCGAGGGCGACCCGGGAAGTTCACTGGTCAACTACGCCGAACAGGGCGAGTTCGATCAGGTGGTCATCGGCGGCGGGACGCTCTCACCGATGGGGAAAATTCAGCTCGGGCCGATCACGGAGTTCGTTCTCCTGAACGCGCCGACGACCGTCAAACTGGTGCGATAA
- a CDS encoding universal stress protein has product MFDTVVVATDGSESVKRAIDVSLDLADRFDADVHALSVVDATEVDASPEQLRTELRTALETHADAALGTVEDRSDRTLTTVVREGRPAAEICEYVREIDADLIATGTRGRHGENRLLLGSVAERVVRTSPVPVLTVRQLEPTADPEENAAEPAG; this is encoded by the coding sequence ATGTTCGATACCGTCGTCGTCGCCACTGACGGCTCCGAGAGCGTCAAGCGGGCTATCGACGTGTCGCTCGATCTAGCTGATCGCTTTGACGCCGACGTCCACGCACTGTCAGTTGTCGACGCTACCGAGGTCGATGCCTCACCCGAGCAACTGCGCACAGAACTGCGAACGGCCCTCGAGACGCACGCGGATGCCGCACTCGGGACGGTCGAAGATCGCAGCGACCGAACGCTGACGACGGTCGTCCGCGAGGGCCGGCCAGCGGCCGAAATCTGTGAGTACGTCCGCGAAATCGACGCGGATCTGATCGCGACCGGCACGCGCGGGCGCCACGGCGAGAATCGCCTCTTGCTTGGCAGCGTCGCCGAGCGCGTCGTCCGCACCTCGCCGGTTCCCGTATTGACGGTGCGCCAACTCGAGCCAACCGCCGACCCCGAGGAGAACGCAGCCGAACCCGCCGGGTAG
- a CDS encoding DUF4157 domain-containing protein encodes MTHGLSHVKQQNGGAPLSMMPQEGTDLEIDPDPHLEREADEAAQDALTDGPVTINRLGTAVHVQRYPGDAVVEKVSGLLETGEEKVDDATSKTYRLSKEQLLDLVDSVETSKGVAQWIEHHDVDVASRVQDSTSSMVKGASRGWTIGTTAGAMAGPVGAVAGGLVGAPLGAILSTAFGEQVAGKVQQVLRDQLGLETDQEFNLEEDTGEGYSSGDVDMDQEYEQ; translated from the coding sequence GTGACTCACGGATTATCTCATGTCAAACAGCAAAATGGCGGCGCGCCGTTGTCGATGATGCCTCAGGAAGGGACCGATTTGGAAATCGATCCTGATCCCCACCTCGAGCGCGAGGCCGATGAGGCTGCCCAAGACGCACTCACGGATGGCCCTGTGACGATCAACCGCCTGGGAACAGCGGTGCATGTGCAGCGATATCCCGGAGACGCTGTCGTCGAAAAAGTTAGCGGGTTACTTGAGACCGGCGAAGAGAAGGTTGACGATGCCACGAGCAAAACCTATCGTCTCAGCAAGGAACAACTACTGGACCTAGTCGACTCTGTCGAGACCTCGAAAGGGGTGGCCCAGTGGATCGAACACCACGATGTCGATGTTGCAAGTCGGGTGCAGGATTCCACAAGTAGTATGGTCAAAGGGGCAAGCAGAGGGTGGACAATTGGGACGACGGCTGGAGCAATGGCTGGTCCGGTCGGGGCAGTCGCTGGTGGTCTCGTTGGCGCTCCCCTCGGCGCAATCCTCAGTACGGCATTCGGCGAACAGGTCGCCGGCAAAGTACAACAGGTCCTGCGAGACCAACTTGGTCTCGAGACTGATCAAGAGTTCAACCTCGAAGAAGATACTGGCGAAGGCTATTCGAGTGGCGATGTCGACATGGATCAGGAGTACGAACAATGA
- a CDS encoding N-acetyltransferase, with protein MHGTRPYPDEPVGAFPAPPATFEDGDGRQIDVRAPDTFEDVIEDCVTMYDAFDPSDRAQGIPPTGEQRIRNWLETIADYSVNVVACHDGDVIGHAVLVPDTDDVAAIDSRGEIEWELAIFVLQEYQRAGIGTQLLEHLLGHASNVGIDRVWLTVERWNKPAIALYERVGFEATGTESFEQEMAILLE; from the coding sequence ATGCACGGAACGCGACCGTACCCGGACGAACCCGTCGGTGCGTTTCCGGCACCACCGGCCACCTTCGAGGACGGTGATGGCCGACAGATCGACGTTCGGGCACCAGATACGTTCGAAGACGTCATCGAAGACTGCGTCACAATGTACGACGCCTTCGACCCCTCAGACCGTGCCCAGGGGATTCCACCAACCGGCGAGCAACGAATCCGCAACTGGCTCGAGACGATTGCAGACTACAGCGTCAACGTCGTTGCCTGTCACGACGGCGATGTGATCGGTCACGCCGTCCTCGTCCCCGATACCGACGACGTCGCAGCAATCGACTCCCGTGGCGAAATCGAGTGGGAACTCGCGATTTTCGTCCTGCAGGAGTACCAGCGCGCCGGTATCGGGACGCAGTTGCTCGAGCATCTGCTCGGCCACGCCAGCAACGTTGGCATCGACCGCGTCTGGCTCACCGTCGAGCGCTGGAATAAGCCCGCGATTGCACTCTACGAGCGTGTCGGCTTCGAGGCGACTGGGACCGAGAGCTTCGAACAGGAGATGGCCATCCTGCTCGAGTAG
- a CDS encoding ATP-binding protein, whose protein sequence is MSDAALDVVEFLLTTSVYSDDRTLDENDLPPSYRRVFWTGGTGSNESDDDDEEESTTSSDRHRTGITRPLSATTGTAREATGVDQPWNAVSELMFTERDEFSGTISLTQMDLAERWFADRVDDERLLANPTLAKRFEDHDSFDVTHEAAREQNRPIRADRVWIDGLLEEYFNEDDDEEMLDLVDVRAPEEVDMSLDDLVLTDDQENELDKISKAIEHRDYLSAIGLREIGKLLFVGPPGTGKTSTAQALAQDMDLPFVEVKLSMITSQYLGETAKNVDKTFEVAKRLSPCILFIDEFDFVAKTRRSDEHAALKRAVNTLLKAVDNISLIDDDVLLIGATNHPDQLDDAAWRRFDEIINFPKPDSGMRADILSVITRQMQIEEFDPHLIAEATSGLTGSDLRMVLREAVLEALTEDRTTLTQQDLVHAVEEFEERDSLKNMDMIEGDHDALVAGGDIGGAASDGGETDSGHDHSHDHDHDHDHSH, encoded by the coding sequence ATGAGTGACGCGGCGCTCGATGTCGTAGAGTTCCTGCTCACGACGAGCGTGTATTCGGATGACAGGACGCTTGATGAGAACGATCTGCCGCCATCGTATCGCCGAGTCTTCTGGACCGGCGGAACCGGCAGTAACGAGAGCGACGATGACGACGAGGAGGAGTCAACCACGTCGTCTGATCGCCACCGAACCGGCATCACTCGCCCGCTCTCGGCAACCACCGGCACCGCTCGAGAGGCGACCGGCGTCGACCAGCCCTGGAACGCCGTCTCGGAGCTGATGTTTACCGAACGCGACGAGTTTTCCGGCACCATCAGTCTCACCCAGATGGACCTCGCCGAGCGCTGGTTCGCCGACCGCGTCGACGACGAGCGACTGCTTGCGAACCCGACGCTCGCAAAGCGCTTCGAAGATCACGACAGCTTCGACGTGACCCACGAGGCCGCACGCGAGCAAAACCGCCCGATCCGCGCTGACCGCGTCTGGATCGACGGCTTGCTCGAGGAGTACTTCAACGAGGACGACGACGAGGAGATGTTGGATCTCGTCGACGTGCGCGCACCTGAGGAAGTCGATATGTCCCTCGACGACCTCGTGCTCACCGACGATCAGGAGAACGAACTCGACAAGATTTCGAAAGCTATCGAGCATCGAGATTACCTATCCGCAATTGGTCTGCGCGAGATTGGCAAACTGCTGTTCGTTGGCCCGCCGGGAACCGGGAAAACGTCGACAGCACAGGCGCTCGCCCAGGATATGGACCTGCCGTTCGTCGAGGTCAAACTCTCGATGATTACGAGTCAGTATCTCGGTGAGACGGCGAAAAACGTCGATAAGACCTTCGAGGTCGCAAAGCGACTCTCGCCGTGTATCCTCTTTATCGACGAGTTCGACTTCGTCGCTAAGACCCGCCGCAGTGACGAACACGCCGCGCTCAAACGCGCCGTCAACACCCTGCTCAAAGCCGTCGACAACATTTCGCTCATCGACGACGACGTGCTGTTGATCGGTGCGACGAACCACCCCGACCAGCTAGACGACGCCGCCTGGCGACGCTTCGACGAGATCATCAACTTCCCGAAACCCGATTCGGGCATGCGCGCGGACATCCTCTCTGTCATCACGCGCCAGATGCAAATCGAGGAGTTCGACCCACACCTCATCGCTGAGGCTACCTCCGGGCTAACTGGCAGCGATCTCCGGATGGTCCTTCGCGAGGCCGTCCTCGAGGCGCTGACGGAAGATCGGACGACGCTGACCCAGCAGGATCTGGTTCACGCCGTCGAGGAGTTCGAAGAGCGCGATAGCTTGAAGAACATGGATATGATCGAAGGTGACCACGACGCCCTCGTCGCCGGCGGCGATATCGGCGGGGCGGCGAGTGATGGCGGTGAGACAGATAGCGGACACGATCACAGTCACGATCACGACCACGACCACGATCATAGCCACTGA
- a CDS encoding DUF5807 family protein has product MNDQRAEFLSGERPDDVAIFLADSYVSDDRLEQFGERVDGGTLIVVDGERGRGAFQAATGTGAMQFAKSAMDLEGDIDEDLTDGVCPDADDDTATHEPQYIFAFAEEQNEDVGGLYAEGDVIHAYAQCTCGTAYSDRWNPESSD; this is encoded by the coding sequence ATGAACGACCAGCGCGCGGAGTTTCTCTCTGGGGAGCGACCGGACGACGTTGCGATCTTTCTCGCCGACTCATACGTCTCCGATGACCGCCTCGAGCAATTTGGCGAGCGCGTCGATGGTGGCACACTGATCGTTGTCGACGGCGAACGCGGCCGCGGCGCGTTTCAGGCTGCGACCGGCACCGGCGCGATGCAGTTCGCCAAATCCGCGATGGATCTCGAGGGTGACATCGACGAAGACCTGACCGACGGCGTCTGTCCGGACGCCGACGACGACACAGCGACCCACGAACCGCAGTACATCTTCGCCTTCGCGGAGGAACAGAACGAGGACGTGGGCGGCCTCTACGCCGAGGGCGACGTGATCCACGCCTACGCGCAGTGTACCTGCGGGACGGCGTACTCGGATCGGTGGAATCCGGAGTCTAGCGATTGA